In Trichocoleus desertorum NBK24, the following are encoded in one genomic region:
- a CDS encoding ferredoxin thioredoxin reductase catalytic beta subunit has product MDSPENNALASEKNLEAMRNFAETYAKRTNTYFCVDPSVTAVVIEGLAKHKDQLGCPLCPCRHYEDKEAEVNATFWNCPCVPMRERKECHCLLFLQPDNDFAGQQQEISMDELAVVRSSLSA; this is encoded by the coding sequence ATGGACTCACCTGAAAATAACGCCTTGGCGAGTGAAAAAAACTTGGAAGCGATGCGAAATTTTGCCGAAACCTACGCCAAGCGCACCAATACCTACTTTTGCGTGGACCCATCTGTAACGGCTGTAGTGATTGAGGGTCTAGCCAAACATAAAGACCAACTGGGTTGTCCCCTCTGCCCCTGCCGCCACTACGAAGATAAAGAGGCAGAGGTCAATGCAACGTTCTGGAATTGCCCCTGCGTACCCATGCGAGAGCGCAAAGAATGTCATTGCTTGCTATTTTTGCAACCGGACAATGACTTTGCGGGCCAGCAACAGGAAATTTCGATGGATGAGCTAGCCGTGGTCAGAAGCAGCCTCTCGGCTTAA
- a CDS encoding LptA/OstA family protein — MLPFAQLSRSTSRRLAAALLVPATLAAIALPATLKSAEAQTAPGRALTLRSDVQEANAKTGVVTARGNVQITYPARQIQATAAQAQYFSRERRIVLMGNVYVLQQGNSLRGENITYLIDEGRFVALPQTSKQVESIYIVADPAGTPATPPAVANPPF; from the coding sequence ATGCTGCCTTTTGCTCAACTGTCCCGTTCTACTAGCCGTCGTCTCGCTGCGGCCTTGCTGGTTCCTGCAACCCTAGCCGCGATCGCTCTACCCGCTACACTCAAAAGCGCTGAAGCTCAAACTGCTCCAGGCCGCGCTCTCACCCTGCGCTCTGATGTGCAAGAAGCCAATGCCAAAACAGGAGTAGTCACGGCCCGTGGCAATGTCCAGATTACTTACCCAGCTCGTCAAATTCAGGCAACTGCGGCTCAAGCTCAATATTTCAGCCGCGAGCGCCGGATTGTCTTGATGGGCAACGTGTACGTTTTACAGCAAGGCAATAGTTTACGGGGCGAGAATATTACGTATCTGATTGACGAAGGCCGCTTTGTGGCTTTACCGCAGACGAGCAAACAGGTTGAGTCCATTTATATCGTGGCTGACCCAGCAGGAACCCCAGCAACTCCACCCGCTGTGGCGAACCCACCTTTTTGA
- a CDS encoding DUF309 domain-containing protein, which produces MSEPMPPEFWQAVEQFNQGEFYACHDTLEALWLEEIDPLRRFYQGILQIAVACYHLSNLNWRGAAILLGEGMNRLRDYQPTYGGIEVTNLLEQSAVLLQQLQALGPENVESLRQQLQASQVGDKAIALSATQPQPQWPQIVLVTPS; this is translated from the coding sequence ATGAGTGAACCCATGCCACCAGAGTTTTGGCAGGCGGTGGAGCAGTTTAACCAAGGCGAGTTTTATGCCTGCCATGACACTCTAGAAGCGCTGTGGCTAGAGGAAATTGATCCCCTACGACGGTTCTATCAAGGCATTTTGCAGATTGCGGTGGCTTGCTATCATTTGTCGAATCTCAATTGGCGTGGTGCGGCAATTCTGCTAGGCGAAGGCATGAATCGGCTGCGAGACTATCAACCCACTTACGGCGGCATTGAGGTCACAAATCTACTGGAGCAAAGTGCAGTGTTGTTGCAGCAACTTCAAGCCCTAGGCCCAGAAAACGTGGAAAGTTTGAGACAGCAATTGCAAGCGAGCCAGGTAGGGGATAAGGCGATCGCCCTTTCCGCAACCCAACCTCAACCCCAATGGCCTCAAATTGTTTTAGTCACTCCATCCTGA
- the dxs gene encoding 1-deoxy-D-xylulose-5-phosphate synthase: MHLSELTHPNQLRGLSVHQLQQIARQIREKHLQTVAASGGHLGPGLGVVELTLGLYHTLDLDRDKVIWDVGHQAYPHKLITGRYHRFHTLRQKDGVAGYLKRGESKFDHFGAGHASTSISAALGMALARDLKGEKFKSVAVIGDGALTGGMALEAINHAGHLPKTNLLVVLNDNEMSISPNVGALSRYLNKMRLSPPMQFLSDNLQEQVKQLPFVGSSLSPELGRIKEGMKRLAVPKVGAVFEELGFTYMGPIDGHNLEELIATFEHAHQQVGPVLVHVSTIKGKGYAIAEQDQVGYHAQSPFNLATGKAAPSTKPKPASYSKVFGDTLVKLAENNPRIVGITAAMATGTGLDKLQAKLPKQYMDVGIAEQHAVTMAAGLACEDVRPVVAIYSTFLQRGYDQIIHDVCIQNLPVFFCIDRSGIVGADGPTHQGMYDIAYLRCIPNMVLMAPKDEAELQQMMVTGVSYTDGPIAMRYPRGNGHGVALMEEGWEPLPIGKGEVLRQGDDVLLVGFGSMVYPAMQAAEILSEHGIEATVVNARFAKPLDMELIAPLAQKIGRVVTLEEGCVMGGFGSAVIEALMDQNVVVPVMRIGIPDELVEHATPEESKVTLGLTPSQIADRIRTTFVKPAAVVS; encoded by the coding sequence ATGCACCTGAGTGAACTGACCCATCCCAACCAATTGCGGGGTCTCTCGGTTCATCAACTGCAACAAATCGCGCGTCAGATTCGAGAAAAACATTTACAAACAGTTGCCGCCAGTGGCGGTCACCTCGGCCCCGGTTTGGGAGTCGTGGAACTGACGCTAGGGCTGTATCACACCCTAGACCTTGACCGCGATAAGGTAATTTGGGATGTGGGTCACCAGGCCTATCCCCACAAATTGATTACAGGACGCTATCACCGCTTTCACACCCTGCGCCAAAAGGACGGGGTGGCGGGCTACCTAAAGCGCGGTGAAAGCAAGTTTGACCACTTTGGCGCGGGTCATGCCTCCACCAGCATCTCAGCGGCTTTGGGCATGGCTTTAGCTCGTGACTTAAAAGGCGAGAAGTTCAAATCCGTCGCTGTGATTGGGGATGGTGCGCTCACGGGGGGTATGGCGTTGGAGGCCATTAACCACGCGGGACACCTACCCAAAACCAATCTGCTGGTGGTGCTCAACGATAACGAGATGTCGATCTCGCCCAATGTGGGAGCTTTGTCTCGCTATCTCAACAAGATGCGCCTCAGCCCTCCCATGCAATTCCTCTCGGATAACCTCCAAGAGCAAGTCAAGCAGCTTCCGTTTGTGGGCAGCTCGCTTTCTCCCGAACTGGGTCGGATCAAGGAAGGCATGAAACGCCTCGCCGTTCCCAAAGTCGGAGCGGTATTTGAAGAACTTGGCTTCACCTACATGGGGCCAATTGATGGGCACAACCTGGAAGAACTGATTGCTACCTTTGAGCATGCTCATCAGCAAGTTGGGCCAGTTTTGGTGCATGTCTCTACCATCAAAGGGAAGGGATATGCGATCGCGGAGCAAGACCAAGTTGGCTACCACGCCCAATCGCCGTTTAACTTAGCGACTGGCAAAGCGGCTCCTTCTACCAAACCCAAGCCCGCTAGCTACTCCAAAGTGTTCGGTGACACATTAGTGAAGCTAGCGGAGAACAACCCCCGGATTGTGGGTATTACTGCGGCAATGGCGACGGGGACTGGCTTAGACAAGCTCCAAGCCAAACTTCCTAAGCAATACATGGACGTAGGGATTGCCGAGCAACATGCAGTGACGATGGCAGCAGGTCTCGCCTGCGAAGACGTTCGGCCTGTTGTGGCGATCTACTCCACCTTTTTGCAGCGGGGTTATGACCAAATCATCCATGATGTCTGCATTCAAAACCTACCTGTCTTCTTCTGCATCGATAGATCAGGAATTGTAGGTGCTGATGGTCCTACCCATCAAGGCATGTATGACATTGCCTATCTACGCTGTATTCCTAATATGGTGCTGATGGCTCCCAAGGATGAAGCTGAATTGCAGCAGATGATGGTAACTGGGGTTAGCTATACCGATGGCCCGATCGCCATGCGTTATCCTCGTGGCAATGGTCATGGTGTGGCGTTAATGGAGGAAGGCTGGGAACCTCTCCCCATTGGCAAAGGAGAAGTATTGCGCCAAGGTGATGATGTCTTGCTCGTTGGCTTTGGCTCAATGGTTTACCCAGCGATGCAAGCGGCAGAAATCCTCAGTGAACATGGCATTGAGGCGACTGTCGTTAATGCCCGTTTTGCCAAACCTCTCGACATGGAACTGATTGCTCCTTTGGCGCAAAAGATTGGTCGAGTGGTGACGCTGGAAGAAGGTTGCGTCATGGGGGGCTTTGGCTCAGCGGTCATAGAAGCGCTGATGGATCAAAACGTCGTTGTGCCTGTGATGCGGATTGGTATCCCGGATGAGTTGGTTGAACATGCAACTCCAGAGGAATCTAAGGTAACGCTAGGTCTCACCCCTTCTCAAATCGCCGATCGCATCCGCACCACTTTTGTAAAGCCAGCCGCTGTAGTTAGCTAG
- the lptB gene encoding LPS export ABC transporter ATP-binding protein: MKIVLENIHKSYGKRTIVNRVSLSVSQGEIVGLLGPNGAGKTTTFYIATGLEKPNQGRVWLDDREITSLPMHSRARLGIGYLAQEPSIFRHLSVRDNILLVLEQTKIPRREWRSRLNHLLQEFRLEKVASTLGVRVSGGERRRTEIARALAAGREGPKFLLLDEPFAGVDPIAVAEIQEIVSRLRDRQMGILITDHNVRETLAITDRAYIMRDGQILASGNAEELYNNPLVRQYYLGDNFQR; the protein is encoded by the coding sequence TTGAAGATTGTACTGGAGAATATCCACAAATCCTACGGCAAGCGCACGATCGTCAATCGGGTTAGTCTTTCGGTTTCCCAAGGAGAAATCGTGGGTTTGCTAGGCCCGAATGGTGCTGGAAAAACTACCACGTTCTACATCGCCACTGGGCTAGAAAAGCCCAATCAAGGCCGCGTCTGGCTGGATGATCGTGAGATCACAAGCTTACCCATGCACTCACGGGCTCGGTTGGGGATTGGCTACCTGGCCCAGGAACCTAGTATTTTTCGGCATTTGAGTGTCCGAGACAATATTTTGTTGGTGCTGGAGCAGACCAAGATTCCTCGGCGAGAGTGGCGATCGCGCCTGAACCATTTGCTACAAGAGTTTCGCTTAGAAAAAGTTGCTTCTACCTTGGGTGTGAGGGTTTCCGGTGGAGAACGGCGGCGAACCGAAATCGCCAGAGCCTTGGCAGCAGGACGAGAAGGCCCCAAATTTTTGTTACTCGATGAACCTTTCGCAGGTGTAGACCCGATCGCGGTGGCGGAAATTCAAGAAATTGTCAGTCGGTTGCGCGATCGCCAAATGGGCATCTTGATTACAGACCACAACGTACGGGAAACCTTAGCAATTACCGATCGCGCGTATATTATGCGGGATGGGCAAATTTTAGCCTCTGGTAATGCCGAAGAACTCTACAATAATCCCTTGGTGCGGCAGTACTACCTAGGAGACAACTTCCAACGTTAG
- a CDS encoding GUN4 domain-containing protein — translation MQEKKSVSLIQIISRIPKDWQYCLSGLFLVSIGFIITWKIPSLRFFIGIPIFLIGCYLYFSSWINQRLIRQVLSFVKGGSNYNKNINLSGGTYNEFIEGDYVQGDYIKIQGNQIYIGQDLSHFTAQIQEILNQLRTQNYSKEEAEERVVQELKTQGYKNSKLRKRLFKWKKSIGSSTTDIEEIAKKLVQLADEVPANTGNGSIFVTEGKYKRLHDLLEAEQWKEADEETAKIIYDLMPYKDRWHCLEVEEIPPGDLKLINKLWLRYSKGRFGFSVQQRIWKRVSNTYPPEQGSWKNERAYAAFIDCVGWSFEDGRLYYTDLQYSLTAPPGHLPAVAILKTNTFFSYSSNYCYLNQTVFDDLMKRQYERNSFIPSWLRCWFLEE, via the coding sequence ATGCAAGAGAAAAAATCTGTTTCACTAATACAGATTATCTCTAGAATCCCGAAGGACTGGCAGTATTGCCTTTCGGGTTTATTTTTGGTTTCGATCGGCTTCATAATTACCTGGAAAATACCATCACTCCGATTTTTTATAGGTATTCCTATATTTTTAATTGGATGTTATTTGTATTTTTCAAGCTGGATAAATCAGCGGCTAATCAGACAAGTACTTTCTTTTGTGAAGGGTGGCAGTAACTATAACAAAAATATCAACCTGAGTGGTGGAACCTATAATGAGTTTATCGAGGGTGATTATGTACAGGGTGATTATATTAAAATCCAAGGAAATCAGATATATATAGGTCAGGATTTATCTCATTTTACTGCTCAAATTCAAGAGATTTTGAATCAGCTTCGAACGCAAAACTACTCTAAAGAAGAAGCCGAGGAGCGGGTTGTTCAAGAATTGAAAACTCAAGGTTATAAAAACTCTAAACTTCGAAAAAGGCTTTTCAAATGGAAGAAGTCTATAGGCTCTTCTACTACTGACATAGAAGAAATTGCTAAGAAATTGGTTCAACTTGCCGATGAGGTTCCTGCAAACACAGGTAACGGCTCAATCTTTGTCACAGAAGGTAAGTACAAAAGACTGCATGACCTACTTGAGGCTGAGCAGTGGAAGGAAGCTGATGAGGAAACAGCAAAAATTATCTATGACTTAATGCCATATAAAGATCGTTGGCATTGTCTTGAGGTAGAAGAGATTCCTCCTGGCGATCTCAAACTAATTAATAAGCTATGGCTTAGATATAGTAAAGGACGTTTTGGTTTTAGTGTTCAACAGCGTATTTGGAAAAGAGTATCAAATACCTATCCCCCAGAACAGGGTTCCTGGAAAAATGAGCGTGCTTACGCTGCTTTTATTGATTGTGTTGGTTGGTCTTTTGAAGATGGTCGTCTGTATTACACTGACCTTCAATATTCTTTGACAGCACCACCAGGACATTTGCCCGCAGTTGCAATACTTAAAACAAATACTTTTTTCTCCTACTCCTCGAATTATTGCTATCTCAATCAAACCGTTTTTGATGATTTGATGAAACGTCAGTATGAGCGCAATTCGTTCATTCCATCATGGTTGAGATGCTGGTTTCTAGAGGAATAA
- a CDS encoding LptF/LptG family permease, which translates to MTSITKSFRFLFWPLAWLTGGLSLMDRYISSQLIMPFLFGVGAFSAIAVSIGTLFDLVRKVTGDDLPLSLAIQIFFLRLPEFVVYALPMSTLLATLIAYGRLATDSELIALRGCGISVRRLVVPALILSLAVTGCTFALNEAIAPQTTYQASVLLNRTLKNDRPTFQQRDIFYRQFSNLKRPDGRTEQALSQLFYAKQFDGQRMLNLTVLTFSQKNLQQIVSAKSAVWNPTQKVWDFSDGTIYAVAPDGSYSGIQEFQQQAFAIARTPLDLANWNKDSNEMNIAEAQQYLSLLRQSADEQSLRKLRVQIQRKYAFPFVCVVFGLIGAVLGAKPGRTNRATGFGLSILIIFVYYILAFLSAALGQAGAFSPIMAAWLPNIFGFGVGGFLLARST; encoded by the coding sequence ATGACTAGCATCACAAAATCTTTCCGATTTCTGTTCTGGCCCCTAGCTTGGTTGACGGGTGGCTTATCCTTAATGGATCGCTACATTAGCAGTCAACTGATCATGCCGTTTTTGTTTGGTGTAGGAGCATTTTCGGCGATCGCGGTTTCGATTGGCACTTTATTTGATTTGGTTCGCAAGGTAACAGGCGACGATCTGCCGCTGAGTTTAGCGATTCAGATCTTTTTTCTGCGGTTGCCAGAGTTTGTCGTATATGCCTTGCCCATGTCTACTTTGCTGGCAACGTTGATTGCCTACGGTCGGCTCGCAACCGATAGCGAATTAATCGCGCTGCGGGGTTGTGGGATTAGCGTTCGACGCTTGGTAGTTCCGGCGCTAATTTTGAGCTTAGCCGTGACAGGTTGCACGTTTGCCCTGAACGAAGCGATCGCTCCTCAGACTACTTATCAAGCTTCCGTTTTACTGAATCGAACGTTGAAGAACGATCGACCCACCTTTCAACAGCGCGATATCTTCTACCGACAATTTAGCAACCTCAAGCGACCCGATGGTAGAACAGAGCAAGCCCTGTCGCAGTTGTTCTATGCCAAGCAATTTGATGGACAACGCATGCTCAACCTCACGGTGCTGACGTTTAGCCAAAAAAACTTGCAACAAATTGTGTCAGCCAAATCTGCCGTCTGGAATCCCACTCAAAAAGTCTGGGATTTTTCTGATGGCACTATTTATGCAGTTGCCCCAGATGGCTCTTATAGCGGCATTCAGGAATTTCAACAGCAAGCCTTTGCGATCGCTCGCACCCCACTCGACTTAGCCAACTGGAATAAAGACAGCAATGAGATGAATATTGCTGAAGCGCAGCAGTATCTCTCTTTGCTCAGGCAAAGTGCGGATGAGCAAAGCCTGCGTAAGTTGAGGGTACAGATCCAACGCAAATATGCCTTTCCTTTTGTTTGTGTGGTCTTTGGTTTAATCGGTGCTGTGTTAGGCGCTAAACCAGGCCGCACCAACCGAGCTACAGGTTTCGGCCTCAGCATTTTAATTATCTTTGTCTACTACATATTGGCCTTTCTCAGTGCAGCTTTAGGCCAAGCGGGAGCATTCTCTCCCATCATGGCAGCTTGGCTACCGAATATCTTTGGCTTCGGGGTAGGGGGATTCCTTTTGGCTCGTTCTACTTGA
- a CDS encoding DUF58 domain-containing protein, with translation MNLGKRIADWLETHWVTPSYSGWLLAGLAIFFFAAGTNTLSGWLYVMSGVIVALLGVAAILPERSLRSIQVTRRPINPVSVGNDLTIELDLENRTAQAKTLLQVRDLLPYRLAKPAATVVEAIPPGKTYRWTYFQPTEKRGVYRWHTLQLRTAAPLGLFWCRRERTVKAAAIVYPTVLPLTACPLIDEIGRENSPKFHSSRRSQNATEGITRALRPYRWGDPIRLIHWRTSARYGEFRVRELEVFTGGEEIAICLDSAGSWQADDFEQAVIAAASLYFYMAHRDTHVQLWTAGTGLLKGDRSVLEALAGTYAGEEVQAESLPDSSMVWLTQNPQSLNTLPPGSRWVLWPPADQKAPLMASSDVEFPGLVIQPDKSLQTHLQSPLERF, from the coding sequence ATGAACCTTGGCAAGAGAATCGCTGACTGGCTAGAAACGCACTGGGTAACGCCCTCCTACAGTGGTTGGCTCCTAGCAGGACTTGCCATCTTTTTCTTTGCGGCAGGGACTAATACGCTGTCCGGGTGGCTATACGTGATGAGCGGGGTAATTGTGGCGCTGTTAGGGGTCGCCGCCATTTTGCCAGAGCGATCGCTGCGGAGCATTCAGGTAACACGTCGCCCCATCAATCCGGTCAGCGTAGGGAACGACCTTACTATTGAGCTAGACCTAGAAAACCGCACCGCTCAAGCCAAAACACTGCTGCAAGTCCGAGATTTGCTACCTTATCGCTTGGCTAAGCCTGCGGCAACGGTCGTAGAGGCCATTCCACCCGGAAAAACTTATCGCTGGACTTACTTTCAGCCCACTGAGAAGCGGGGGGTGTATCGTTGGCACACTCTACAACTACGCACCGCTGCTCCTTTAGGGTTGTTTTGGTGTCGACGGGAGCGCACTGTTAAAGCGGCGGCAATCGTCTACCCCACCGTCTTGCCGCTCACAGCCTGCCCTTTGATTGATGAAATTGGGCGAGAAAATAGCCCTAAGTTTCATAGTAGCCGCCGCTCTCAAAATGCCACTGAAGGAATCACCCGTGCCCTGCGCCCTTACCGTTGGGGCGATCCGATTCGCTTAATTCATTGGCGTACCAGCGCCCGTTATGGTGAATTCCGAGTGCGGGAATTAGAAGTTTTTACAGGTGGGGAAGAAATTGCCATCTGCCTAGACAGCGCTGGATCTTGGCAAGCTGACGATTTTGAACAAGCGGTGATTGCGGCGGCTTCGCTGTATTTCTACATGGCCCATCGTGATACTCATGTGCAGCTGTGGACAGCGGGTACAGGATTATTAAAGGGCGATCGCTCGGTTTTAGAAGCATTGGCAGGCACCTACGCGGGGGAAGAGGTGCAAGCAGAGAGTTTACCCGACTCGTCTATGGTCTGGTTAACTCAAAATCCGCAAAGCCTAAATACCTTGCCTCCCGGTAGCCGTTGGGTCTTATGGCCCCCCGCAGATCAGAAGGCTCCGTTAATGGCTAGTAGCGACGTAGAGTTTCCGGGGTTAGTCATCCAACCGGATAAATCTTTACAAACCCACTTGCAATCGCCACTAGAGCGCTTTTAG